In Phoenix dactylifera cultivar Barhee BC4 chromosome 1, palm_55x_up_171113_PBpolish2nd_filt_p, whole genome shotgun sequence, the genomic stretch GCAGTTGGAGAGAAGCCTCCAGAAACAAGGACTTCAGCTTATCTGCTGGGCCTGCTAGATCATACAGAAGCAGAAGGGTGGGTGTAAAAACAAACAACTTGATAGATCTTTGCTTATCATACGGTATTATTCAAAGTGAAGCTAAGATGAGCAGTCATACAGTACCCAATTAATGTAAGGAATTGCTATGCATATCATCCGGTCCCAAACTTCTCTTCTTGCTTACTACAATCCCTGGGTCGAAGTCCTGCACAAAAAGCTGTCGATCATGCAATACACACACAAGGATTCCACGTATTCAATAACAAGAAGGCagccaagaaaagaaaataagaaaaaaattggtATCAGATGTCGTCTCTTGACAGGACATGCGAAGAGCATTAGGTATCAGAAAAAAATGAGTAATCAGGTCAGGATATGTACCTGAAAAGACGAGAATGATGCAGAATGGTATTCTGGATTAGCACTATTGATGGGTAGTTGCTTGTTTCAAGACTCTGCTAGAATGAAAGCTACTAATGCAGTTGGAAAGAAGCCTCCAGAAACGAGGACTTCAGCTTATCTGCTGGGCCTGCTTGATCATACAGAAGCAGAAGGGTGGGTGTAAAAACAAATAACTTGATAGATCTTTGCTTATCATACGGTATTATTCAAAGTGAAACTAAGATGAACAGTGGTACAGTAGCAAATTAATGTAAGGAATTGCTATGCATACCATCCGGTCCCaggcttttcttctttcttactgCAGCCCCTAGGACAAAGTCCTGCACAAAAAGCTGTCGATCATGCAATATCCACACAAGGATTCtatgtattcaataaaagaaggcagccaagcaaagaaaagaagaaaaaaactggTATCAGATATCATCTCTTAAAAGGACATGCGAAGAGGATTAGGTATCACAAAAAAAGGAGCTATCAGGTCAGGATATGTACCTAAAAGGACGAGAATGATGCAGAATATCAAACAGTTGCTGAGTAGTATAACATCCATCCCTGGCTTGTTGAGGCAGCTGCAAAATATGAAGAATAAATTGATGGGGCTATTTGCCAATTATCTTCCATTCATAGCtacagaaagagaaaagaaaagagacacAGAGGTGGAAATCATTTCTGACCTTTTTCTTGTACAGTCGATTGTCGTTGACCCGTACTTGCTGATTGCTTCAATATGAGATGGGTGTCGTGCCATCAGATCAGAGGCCAATCAGGCAGCCCTCGGCGACAGATTTTGTTTTTGAGAGTCAACTTTTGGAGCGAAGGGAAGCGTTGTTGTTCTTCACCAGCACCTACTAACCACTCCGGGAGAGACTCTTCTGCTTCTCGATCATCGAGCTGTATGTGCTCCACGGCGTTCACACCCTCCACAACCTTCAACTCCTCACAATCATAAACGTTTAGGTGTTTGAGTCCAGGAAAGTTGGACACTCTCTCCAAACTCGAGTTGTGGGTCAAGCACAATtctgaaagagaggagaggtttTGTATTTCTCTTAGGCTGTGGGCACCTTCAATGTGTAACATCTTCAAGGCGCTGGCATGATAGAGGAGGCTCTCCGGAAGAGACCTCAACTTCGGACATTCAATAATTTTCAATATCTTAAGAGAAGGTAGCAACGATATTGTCTGGTTGTCCTCCTCGTCCAACCGCCACCACCATTCTTCCCAATTAGTCATGTTTATAAATCTAAGTTTCTCTAGTTTGGGGAAGTAGGAGGAGAAGCAAGAGTCGGTTTTTCTTCCATTCTGCCCCCTTGCACCAGCACTACCACCCGCCAGCAACAAGAATTCAGGCCCGATTCTCGTGACTGCAGAAGCACCTTCAATTCGGAGGTAATCTAGTTGTGGTAGCATTCCCAAGAGTGGAAGTTGCTGGCATAGAGCAAAATCCTGCAGATCCAGCCTTCGCAGGTTGCAGAGCGATGACGAGGAAGGTGTCATCATCCAGCTGGGAAACTCACGGCCAAAGTAGCCATGGATTTTAAGCCGTTCCATGCATGGCGGTGGGCAGAGCTCCTCGAATACCTCCCTTATTCTCTTGATATCTTCCTCATCGTAATCACTTGCACGAGGCTGTTGCACATCAGAAGAGCTGCTATATCGCTTGCAAAACAAATCTAGGTAGATAAGATGGGGCTTGGCTTGAAGTGCAGCGGCTTTTGCTTCAGCCCCGTCAGATACCCtctccaagttttctattgtcAAATACTGGAGCTGGGAGAGGGATTTCAACTCCTCCAAGGTGCAGAATCTCCCGTGTTGATGTCCCTTGTGCTCCTGCTCCATGTCATCTTCTCCCACTCCAGATCTGCAGCCCTCGCTACCATTCCCCACAAATCCCCCAAACGTGCGTAGTTGTTTCAGTCTCCGTATTCCCACAGGCAGACCATCAAGTGGTGCACCCCGGACATCTAGACCCCTCAGATTGATTAACCACACGACACCAGCAGGGAGGCTGTGCAAAAATTTACAATTCGTGAGGATCAGAAACTGGAGATTTCTAAGATTCCCTATGCTCTCTGGTATCTCTCTTATTGGAGTCGCACGGAGATCAAGACGTCTAAGGTGCACAAGATCTCCCAAGAAAGTTGGGAGATTGGTAATGGCAGCTTCACATAAGTTTAGGACCCTTAAATTCCTCAGCTTTTTGAAGAGATCTTTGGGAAGATCATGAATAAGTGGGGTGCGGAAGAATGACAGAGTCCTCAAGGATGTCTGTTCCATTATAAAGTCCGGTATGGCTTCTAATTTTTCATCTACAATTGATAAACGACGTAATTTTATcgatgatgaggaggaggacATGATCTTGTGTTCAAATGCTCGTGCATCTCCGACGAAGCACTCATCCCCTGCTATATGCTGAGCTAGAGATCGCAGGAGATCATGCACCCTGCAACCTAATAGATCATTATAGGTAGGCTCTCGCTGTACGAGGTTTCTTTGCATCAACTCCTTCCAATATCCTTTTCCCACATCTTCCAAGGGCGTATTGTCTTCGGATGTTACAAAGCCCTCTGCAATACAATTATTGATGAAAACACCATGATCAATTAGGTAGTCCTCAGGAAATAATGAAAGGCAAGTGAAGCACTGCTTGAGAGGAGGTGGTAAATGTAGATAGCTCAAGTACAAAGCCCCCATCACCCCATCCGAAAGCTTAGTAAAAGACCATGCTGAGCTAGAAAGTACCTTTTCCCATTCCGATTGCCTTTTTGCCATGGTTCGAAGAACCCCTCCAATCGTCCTAAGAGCAAGGGGAAGGCCATCACATTTTTCTACAATTCTCATCCCAACATCCCTTAACACATCCTTTTCTCCTTCCTCGCCTTCCTCAAACACCATCTTGCAAATTAATGACCAACCATCCTCTCGAGACAACTTATCCACCATATGAGTGTGTACTGCTCCCATTTGTTTACCAatatttatatttcttgttgTTATCAAAATTCTACTATCCGCCAAACCACTCTGCAAGGAATTTCTCAAAAGCTTATCCCATACCTGAGCATCCCAAACATCATCCAAgactacaaaaacttttttgttCCTAAGTAATTCGCTAAGCATGGGTTCAAGCATTTCCTTCTCCTCAGCATCTCCAGGATTACCTCCGGCTTGTTTTATGATAGATCTCAACAAACCGGACTCTGAGAACTCTTGAGACACGCACAACCAAATTGGTGGCATTTGGTTGAAGTTGTTCCGAAGCTTCTCATCATTGTAAATTTTTTGAGCAAGAGTAGTTTTGCCTATCCCACCCATGCCGACAATAGCAAAAACTGggatttttttcttatattctTTTGTCAACAGGTCCACCAGCCTCCTTGTATCATCCTCAATTTTCTCTCCCATAAGATCAAGTTCAACAAGTACCGAAGATGTCTTATGGCTAATTCTACTCTTATAGGGGTCATCACGAGGAGCAGGTGAAAGATGGAGGTCGGCTTTGTCCTTGGCAAGTTCATCAAGCCTAAGGTTGAGATCCCTAATTCTATTGCCAATCTCATGACG encodes the following:
- the LOC103721030 gene encoding putative disease resistance protein RGA3; this encodes MAMIADAFVSTLCETLLTYAKEEAAKILGVPDEIEKLHRRLRRMQAVLADAENRRFNDEAINLWLNELRDLMYDVDDVIDECRIEGEKLLNSNLSSSRYAKLVRCCYPSITCLHKVGFRHEIGNRIRDLNLRLDELAKDKADLHLSPAPRDDPYKSRISHKTSSVLVELDLMGEKIEDDTRRLVDLLTKEYKKKIPVFAIVGMGGIGKTTLAQKIYNDEKLRNNFNQMPPIWLCVSQEFSESGLLRSIIKQAGGNPGDAEEKEMLEPMLSELLRNKKVFVVLDDVWDAQVWDKLLRNSLQSGLADSRILITTRNINIGKQMGAVHTHMVDKLSREDGWSLICKMVFEEGEEGEKDVLRDVGMRIVEKCDGLPLALRTIGGVLRTMAKRQSEWEKVLSSSAWSFTKLSDGVMGALYLSYLHLPPPLKQCFTCLSLFPEDYLIDHGVFINNCIAEGFVTSEDNTPLEDVGKGYWKELMQRNLVQREPTYNDLLGCRVHDLLRSLAQHIAGDECFVGDARAFEHKIMSSSSSSIKLRRLSIVDEKLEAIPDFIMEQTSLRTLSFFRTPLIHDLPKDLFKKLRNLRVLNLCEAAITNLPTFLGDLVHLRRLDLRATPIREIPESIGNLRNLQFLILTNCKFLHSLPAGVVWLINLRGLDVRGAPLDGLPVGIRRLKQLRTFGGFVGNGSEGCRSGVGEDDMEQEHKGHQHGRFCTLEELKSLSQLQYLTIENLERVSDGAEAKAAALQAKPHLIYLDLFCKRYSSSSDVQQPRASDYDEEDIKRIREVFEELCPPPCMERLKIHGYFGREFPSWMMTPSSSSLCNLRRLDLQDFALCQQLPLLGMLPQLDYLRIEGASAVTRIGPEFLLLAGGSAGARGQNGRKTDSCFSSYFPKLEKLRFINMTNWEEWWWRLDEEDNQTISLLPSLKILKIIECPKLRSLPESLLYHASALKMLHIEGAHSLREIQNLSSLSELCLTHNSSLERVSNFPGLKHLNVYDCEELKVVEGVNAVEHIQLDDREAEESLPEWLVGAGEEQQRFPSLQKLTLKNKICRRGLPDWPLI